The proteins below come from a single Molothrus ater isolate BHLD 08-10-18 breed brown headed cowbird chromosome 3, BPBGC_Mater_1.1, whole genome shotgun sequence genomic window:
- the ODC1 gene encoding LOW QUALITY PROTEIN: ornithine decarboxylase (The sequence of the model RefSeq protein was modified relative to this genomic sequence to represent the inferred CDS: inserted 1 base in 1 codon) yields the protein MSNFSKEEFELTFLDEGFTAKDILDQKINEVSSSDDKDAFYVADLGDIVKKHMRWHKALPRVTPFYAVKCNDSKAVVKTLAVLGAGFDCASKTEIQLVQSIGVPPERIIYANPCKQVSQIKHAASSGVQMMTFDSEVELMKVARAHPKAKLVLRITTDDSKAVCRLSVKFGATLKTSRLLLERAKELDLAIVGVSFHVGSGCTDPETFVQAISDARCVFDMGAELGFNMYLLDIGGGFPGSEDVKLKFEEITSVINPALDKYFPSDSGINIIAEPGRYYVASAFTLAVNIIAKKIVXKEQAGSDDEDDTNDKTLMYYVNDGVYGSFNCILYDHAHVKPVLQKRPKPDDSCYSCSIWGPTCDGLDRIVERFNMPELQVGDWILFENMGAYTVAAASTFNGFQRPTIHYVMSRPAWQLMQQIKEQGFLAEVEEQDVASLPVSCAWESGIEYPATCASASINV from the exons ATGAGTAACTTCAGCAAAGAAGAATTTGAGTTGACCTTCCTCGATGAAGGCTTTACTGCCAAGGATATCCTTGaccaaaaaataaatgaagtgtCATCTTCT GATGATAAAGATGCCTTCTATGTTGCTGACCTCGGGGACATTGTGAAGAAGCACATGCGTTGGCATAAGGCCCTTCCTCGGGTGACCCCCTTCTATGCCGTAAAATGCAATGACAGCAAAGCTGTTGTGAAGACACttgctgttcttggggcaggATTTGATTGTGCCAGTAAG ACTGAAATACAGCTGGTACAGAGCATTGGTGTGCCTCCTGAGCGAATAATATATGCAAATCCCTGCAAACAAGTATCTCAAATCAAACATGCTGCCAGCAGTGGTGTGCAGATGATGACATTTGATAGTGAAGTGGAACTAATGAAAGTTGCAAGGGCCCATCCAAAAGCCAA gTTGGTCTTGCGCATTACCACCGATGACTCCAAAGCAGTCTGTCGTCTGAGTGTTAAATTTGGAGCTACACTTAAGACCAGCAGGCTTCTTCTGGAGCGTGCAAAAGAACTTGACCTTGCCATTGTTGGAGTTAG TTTCCATGTTGGAAGTGGATGCACAGACCCAGAGACCTTTGTTCAAGCCATTTCTGATGCCCGCTGTGTGTTTGATATGGGA GCTGAACTTGGCTTCAATATGTATCTACTTGATATTGGTGGTGGCTTCCCTGGCTCTGAAGATGTCAAGCTTAAATTTGAAGAG atcACAAGTGTAATCAACCCAGCACTGGATAAATACTTCCCTTCCGATTCTGGAATAAATATTATTGCAGAGCCAGGAAGATACTATGTTGCATCAGCATTCACTCTGGCAGTCAACAtaattgcaaagaaaattg TTAAGGAGCAAGCAGGTTCTGATG ATGAAGATGATACAAATGACAAAACACTTATGTACTACGTGAATGATGGGGTCTATGGATCATTCAACTGCATCTTGTATGATCATGCACATGTTAAGCCAGTCCTGCAAAAG CGGCCTAAGCCAGATGACAGCTGCTACTCCTGCAGCATTTGGGGACCAACATGCGATGGCTTGGATCGGATTGTTGAGCGGTTCAACATGCCCGAGCTGCAAGTTGGTGACTGGATCCTGTTTGAAAACATGGGTGCCTATACTGTTGCAGCAGCTTCTACTTTCAATGGATTCCAGAGGCCAACAATACACTATGTGATGTCAAGACCAGCATG gcAACTAATGCAGCAGATCAAGGAGCAAGGGTTCCTAGCTGAGGTGGAGGAGCAGGATGTTGCTAGTCTGCCAGTCTCTTGTGCCTGGGAAAGTGGAATTGAATATCCAGCAACTTGTGCTTCAGCTAGTATTAATGTATAG